CCTGTCATAACTCATGAAAAGGTGGGGGAGGAGAAAAGCAGCCACTAAGCCGGCTcgcaaataaaaaaccaaagaaaaaagaggaaTCGAGAAAAACTACCATTGTCTTGGCCATTGTTTCGCCGTGGCCATTGTTTTATGGCCTGGCCAACTATAATTTTGTGCGATTTTTCTGATTGCCCGCGCACTTTACGCTGCTCATTTATCAAACCGCCACTGACCAGAGAAGAGCGCCTTAGCAACCGTGGCCAAGATGTGGCGAAAGTTTTATGGCCAAGTTTGAGTTTCCCCCGCCGAAAGTTGGCCCACATTTCCATCTTCGCACACCTTCGGCTTGGTCTCGAGATCCTTGCCCTGCTCCATCGGCCACTCAACAGACAATTTACAACTGGACAGATGGCGTGAGAAAGGAGGGACCTGAGGGGCTGGGAAAAGGAAGGGCTGCGGAGACTGGGCTAATCACTTTTTGATTTATACGCCATAGCCGCCGCATCCGGAAACTTTTGCCCACAgttcatatttttcttttcgctctgCGGCTGTCCCGCAGTTTTCCTGCAGTTTTCCCTGTTGCTTTTGCGGTGTGGCGACCGCCAGCTGGAGGATATTGACAGCAGCAGATCGGGAATCTGGGGGGATTAGCTTTCGCGAATATTGAAAAATTCCGCGGCCGGCAATCCGAATGCCTCGCAGGCAACTGTCAACAATTTCTTAAAGTTCATTCCGCTCAGCCAACTGATTATGGCCCAATCCCCCGGCAGTTGTAGCTTTATCAAAGAGATTGGcgcattttaataattcacATGGCAAActgttgaaaaataaatttcgaccGCGCACGCGACGCCGAAAGACATTTCCCTCGGAGGCGCTTTAAGAACACCCACGCCTTTATATCGGCAGTTCACCTTGCCGGCAGCCTAAGGCTCCTGATTTTGGTCCAGGCTTCGGTGATTCCTGTTTGCAGCAAGTGGTTAAAGTTTGCCGTTtgacttttaaattatattgtgGGCGGCCGCAGTTGGGGGAGGCACGAAAACTTGGCCTGCAACCCGCCGGCCTCGACAACCCTAAGGAAAATGCGCAAAATGCGGGTGTGGTCTTAGGCCCAAAAACTTGGTCCATCACTGGAAAAACTGCTTCTAACCAATGATGACGCAGACTAAACaccaaaaaatgttatggGTAAAATTTACCTTCTACTACTTActattaacaagaaaggaagttaacttcggccagccgaagtttatataacCCTGCAggtacttaaaatgttgttttttttttaaatgtcaaagatCAAAACGAATGCTTCCTAGAAAGTTACAATGTTGATTACTccaatgggagccataagatttAGTGGCCTGATCCGTCTCGTTGCGACATATGTAccacctgcaatagaaagaagacttttgggaaagtttcatcgggATAGCGTCAAAATTGagagactgacagacggacatggctagatggactcttctattggtgctgatcaagaatatatattctttatgcggacggaaacgtctccttcaatgcgttgcaaactttttactgaaattataataccctctgcaaggatataaaaataattacgtgtagtttgtttttgctttgggtggtGTAATCGCTATTTGTGTTCATTCTGTTTTTGTGAGGGTAACTTTTTAATTGGTAAAATTCTGTGCATTGGGACAGTTTTACTATTATATTGGTTAGATTTACCAATCGatctttttgtgtgtagcaATTTATCGGCGAGGACTCAAAAATCGGTAATGTCCGAGTTCAAACGAAGTTCTTACGTAAACCCATTTAAATTGGGAGCTATGCaaattatattacattttaagaaccgctaaattatttttaatatcaactaaattatatttcaagGTTAAATAAATCCCAAAAAAGCTTATTatggaattattttaatattggcTAGAGTTTTGTCATGCATTAAAACTTCAAGAGCAGATTAAAAGGTATTGATTTCAAACCTAACAAATCGATATCAAATATGTGCACACAAATCAAGGAAGTTCTATATCCGTTAGCcccaaacgaaaaaaaacgaggtttaaattaattaattttttttttttaagaagttttattttgttaattaatatattatattttttattcataatattttactttttttttcttttttttctttttttactttttttcaatCTTAAAAGAAATTTGGATTTCAAAGcaaatttgtgttattttcatTACTTAACTGGAGCTATCGATTAAAAAAGAATAGTTTTGATTAATTTGATcgtattttttcaaatatttaggAAAAACAATGTTCGGattaatacttttattttaaaacgccGTACGCAAAAAAagttacataaatattttacatttttcaaatccctttttttattcaaatcgTTCACATATTTTGGGCTGCTTTTTTGTAAGTGCAGAGTCAGCGCAGTTTTAAGGAGTTGCGGATCATGTGGCAGACTTGACAATTGTTGGGTTATTCTTGTCAAAGCAACAATGGAGGTAGTGTAACAATTTCTCCCGGGGTGCTGACTAAATTGGCATATAATTGGCCCAAATATTTAAGCAATCAAAGCAAAAGTTTTGCTCGAGGCTGGCCCAAACCTACTCGATTTGTTTCAGTGTGAGCATAAATTACCAAAGGCATTCTTCAACTTTTTCCGCAATTATTTGTACTTCGCaaactttgatttaaatttttaagccGCCCGCCCTGGCAATGGCAGCGGCCAATAACTTGTCAGACGCTTGACTTGCCTTTTGCCAGCCTCATGAAAGATGTATTTAGGTAGGTCAATTCCCGAACCTGTTGATTCCCGGGAACAGTTTCTGAGCAAGGTACTCGTGCGCAAGACTGTTCCCTGTCATTTCAAATTTCCCTGGGCGCGAAATTTAAAGCTGTTTCCAACGGAAATCTGGTTTGTTGcaagcttttaaaaattatatttataaatacaaccTTGTGCTCGCCAAAAAAGATGAGAATgaggaaactttttttacccAAATATGAGATACAACCATTAGGAAGCAATTCGtcaaagaaatataattttcatttaggaTTTTCATataattaactttttatttttcataaatatgcacaatTGCGTTGCtgaatttgtttgcattttgatataatatatataattttaatatgtaaACCTATACGCGCTTAAACTGAAACTAAACGACAATTTTCGCATCTCTTTTTACAGAAGTTATTCGTACATCgattgcatattttatttttcaatatttatttaaaaaatattttcgcttattaaaaataaatcgcgtcttataaattagaatttaggctcgattttaaatacttggaatgcacaaaaataatttgtcaCCTATGTGGTCGGTTTTTCGAATAAATTGTATGCTATGTATAATAAGGAGTTTCTATACATGACATCCAGTAAATGGCTGTGCAtgtttgttatacccttgcagacggtattataatttatattggaAGTCTACAAGCAGGACTTGTACAAGGATTACACGGTTTCAGTAATTAAATTTCGCAGAATCGGACCATTTTAATAGTTCCGACACGGTGTTAACTGCAAGGATATAttaacttcggcttgccgaactttcctttcatttttgtttttattttaaagccgTTAGTTTTTCGTGTATTGAAATcctatttgatttaaattggtaCTTTCTGAATACATATTCgaataacaaattttatatgCTCTTGGTTTCGCCTTTGTTGCATTCAAAATGTGTTTAAAAAGgttgcattaattaaaaatatatatgtgaagctataaatatttcattactcGTTCGTTCGTGGTTtgtaaatatatctttaaTAATTGAATAATTGGACCATTTGTTTTAACGTTGTTGTGGCTTAGAGTTCTCTAATGGATATAGTATATTTATAAACGTTTCTTGTTCCGCACGGTTCCCAGGTAAATATATGTCTGTATATCTAAACTACTCTTCTCATTTACACTGTTGTTTAACCATAAATTGTATGTTGTAATCTGATGTAACAAATTGTTAAACGTAGGgttaagttaaattttaaatctttaaaacgCTTTACAAATGTGGCTCGCCTTGCTTTCGTTGCCCTGTCCTAGGCTCGTTATAGTTTTGTATATAtgaacaaaagtatatatagaCTATAATGATATACACTGACAATTCTCACTAATTGAATTCAGTTACCACTTTGTGTAATTAACTCTGAAACGCGATAACTATGGATTGTTATTGCCTTGCTTAGCAAATTCGTTaggtttgtttgtttctatcgCAATCTGGTAAATGTAACGTGATCTATAGAGCTAACGTAACAACTTGGCCCCAATATATTGAAGTGTAAGCTTTGTGGGTTCGGGTGTGTATGTACATAGCGTTAAGCAAAGATCTCTCCTTCCTAGTGCACCGCATCTATATCTCGCTGGGCTCGCGATATCTTCAGCTTGTCCTTGGGCGTGTTATCCTCCCCCGACTCCAGGGCAAACATTTTCATCTTCTCCTTGAATGACAGCTTTTCGGGCACCGCATCTCCAGcgcgttgttgctgttgctgctgctgcttctccgCCAAACGACGTGTGCGAGGATCTCTGTGTACACGGATTAAATAAGTAAGACATTTGCAATATGCCAGGTGTCTGGGTCATCATACCTGTAGACCTCTTGCGCTCCAATAACGCCTGGAGTGGATTGCACTGAGGTATTCCAGAGGGCAGCATCGGGAGTGGCTGGCATCGATGGCAGCATGGAGGCATCCAGATTGTGTTGCAGATACTAAAGAATTAACAAGACAGAATTAATTACTACTAATCTTACTAGCCAATTTTAAGGCGTtgaaagatatatatatttggttaATAGAATTTAACTTCTCTCACGgccagttaaaaaataaaggaaacttACACTCGTATCCTCTCTGATGGTGTCCAAATCCTGATGCTCCACACCGTAGTTGTCCATGATATACTGCTGTTgaagctgttgctgctggctatTTCCGCCTACAAAGTTATTCTCCTCATCATGGAAGCTCACCCGCTTGTTATCCCTCTGCATCAATGGCGGCGGGGGAGGCGGTGTGCCCAATCCTCCAACCATTCCACTGCCCGTGGCCGAAACGTAGGCTGCATTTAGTTCCATGGCGCTGAGCGGAGATCCTTGCATCGTGTTGTTGTTTAAGCTGCCACTTagattgttgttattattggtCGTGGTGTTCAGCAGAGAAGCCTTTTTAATCTCCACGGCAGCTGCTGCCTGATTACTAGTCGCCGTTTTGAGTAGGCCCATGGAAGAGGTGGTGTTTCCGGTGCTGCCCCGCAGTTTTTGCTGTGACATGATCAGGTAAGAACTGTTCCTCTCCGGTGGTGGAGGTGGCGGCACCACGGCATCCAAGGTCTCGTTGTTATTATCCTTATCGAGCATCGTGAGCTGATTGAGCTCCTTTGCCAAGTTCGATATGGGATGCTCCGTGTGCAGATGCCGCTCATCCGCGAAACTGGCGGATTTCTGTGATTTCGAGGGCGACGAGGGTGCTCCACTGGGACCCACTCCTCCCTCGGAGTACCGATTGTGCTTGAGTATGCTCTTCGGCTGCTGCGTATTGCTGCTCAGGGTTTGGGGGGCAGTCGGCGCTGGTGGCTGTGGTGCTGGCACCGAGTCCACCGGACTGCTGCTGTCCGTAATCTCCGCCAGCTTGATCTCCGTCTGTCGGTAGCTCGTGATGGGTGTTTGTATGGCACTGACCTGACTGCCGCCTGCCAGTCGGAACAGCTCCTGCACGTTCTCCTTGTCGTACTGCTGCTCCTGGTCCTGTTCCTCTTGCTCCTGCAGCTCCTGCGCTCTTCGCTCGAAGTCCCGCTCCAGAATCAAGGTCTTCAGTTGCTCCTCTTGCATGGGCGATCGGGAGATGATCTGGGAGAGCTCCGAGATCTGTTGCTCCCGCCATTGGCGAATGTGTTCGCGTCGCATTTCCAAGTCCTTTTCACGCTCCTCCCTTTCCCAGGGATTGCTTCCGCTGTGAAGAGTGCGGTTGCTCGCCTGGTTTGACGCCACATAGCTGCCCTTTGGTGGATCCAAAGTGCTGGCTACGTAATTCATCCCCGGAGCGATCTGCTGCGTGGCCTTGAATAACGGATGTGTAGCGGTGGGCGGCAGTGGAGGCTTGTCCTCCGCCAGAAGATatcgctgatgttgctgctgcggcttGGGTGCTGTACTCGGCGGAGCATTTGGTTTGTTGGGAGACTGTAAGCTGCCCAACGGTTTCGGTGGCAGGGCTATAAAGTTGGGCgacggttgctgctgctgctgttgttgttgttgctgttgcagctgctgctgctgctggagttCGTAGAGCGTGGCTGGGTCATGGAGCTGACGCCTGTACTCCAGACTGCCATTCTGGAAGCCACCCGTGAAATCGTTGACATTCTGCATGCTCTGACTGCTGCTCATGAgaggttgctgctgttgctgctgctgttgcagggGCAGCtgatgctgttgttgttgctgctggtgttggtacatgttgctgatgttggGCATTGATGGAGCCATCATCTGCTGCATGCGCAGAGTGTGCTGGAAATTCTGCTGGCTCTTGGTGCGATTGTTCAAGGTGagttggtgctgctgctgctgctggccattgagattgctgctgctgagggcaaactgttgttgctgcaaggagtgctgttgctgttgttgctgctgctgctgctggagttgCTGCTGCGCCGACTGTTGGCTGTGGTAGTACGCGGAGACGGGTCGAGTGGGCGGCAGATTAGCATTGGCCTgcaggtgttgctgctgctgctggtagggagatggttgttgctgttgctgctgtggttGTTGCTGCGGCGCAAGCGGGGAATTGCCATTGTAGGCGCTCATGGCGGCATGTGCGGCCATCGGCGGtctaaaataaaagcaattaatattaataggaGCCAAGGAATCAAGGGTGTTTCGTTGgttgctttgggtgtgtgaCAAGAACTTAATCATTTACACCAATTAACTAAAACGTGTCGAGTGCTTCGAAAACATTTGTTTACCCTCCCTTCTCCCTCTGAACAAGTGGCGTGTGTTTATTGCAAAGGTGCGTGCCTCtgtacagcagcaacattttaaaaggaaCGACAGCAGCTAATTACTCACGTACTTGGGACATTTCTACAAGTTCATATTCTTTCTTAATGGGTATAAAGCCataaagtaatttctttaaacgCAATGTCACCCTAGAATTACACACACGAGAGTTAGTAAAAATGTAAGCTAACACACACGTTTCAGCGGTCACACCCACACACTTCACCTGGCCTCGAGCAACACACCCAAAAACACCTTTGGATTCgttgtaaattattaattcaattctcTGGTTTGGTTTCATTTCTGAAGTGTGAATACCTGATGGTCAGGATTTTCGAGGGCAAACTGTATGAACTTGAGCGTTAAGTCGTTTGTGCTTATCTTTAAGTTATCAGTAATAACAAGGGAAACATGGATATGATCCGAATCATTATTAAGAAATAGCAGTCAATTTTAATGAAGTCTGCTTCAAAAACTACCGTAATTTCTACTAATTTGACTGTTATTTGTAAGTACATTTTCCAtcttttcacctaaaatcttttctaatttcGGTTGTTTTATATTGCGTTTTATGTAATCACAGATTTTCCGGCTCTATTGTGTGCAGAACAAACCCATCAAAAACACACCCATAACCAAAGCAAACCAAACAATTCCAGCGAGAACGATTTTAGTGGTCAGCTGAACACTActgaatttcaaatgaaatttttaagtgGATATAtgtgcaaaataaataacagcAGCGGTAAAGACACTAGCATACAACTATTCAAAAGTTTTGCACaaaatttaagttaattatCTTTAGTTTTAACATTTCTAAATTATGCTAAAAACTTGCTTGATTCATTCCCCATTTTTATGCTtgcttaaaactaaaaattcccGAGACCCAAATATTACCTCTCGTTCAGAATCGGTTGGCTTTGATTTTGTGCCCGATACACGCTGAGATTTTGATAGAATCCCTGCTCGTTGCCgttgccatttccatttccatttgcattGTTGTGGCTGCCATTTGGCTGACCCAGCATTCCGGCCCCTCCGACTCCTCCGCCCATGCCCGATGAATTGTTATGCAAACTGTGCGTGCTGCGTGACTTGGAATTGGCCAGGGCTATGTTGAAAACGAGATGCATGGGGGGAAGAGAAAAATGAATTAGTCTCTGGCTTACAAGTCGATTGGATTGTGCTCCGATTACGGGGATTGGAGGAAGGGCTAAGGGTGTGCAGTTCACTTACATATGGTACCCGATCCCGAGTGGTGATGCAGAGCCGGCACCGATTTGCTGTTGGGCAGGTGTGCAGCTAAGGGATTGATGATGCTACTACTGTTGCTATTGCCTATGGTGTTGTTGTGGCTGTTGTTCAGATTTTGGCTAAGACTGAGACTATGATTCGGATGACTGTTGGCTATCAGTGGACCCAGGGATTTGGTCGACTCGGCGCCGCCCATCCGCGTCAGATCGCGTTCGGACATACGTCGATTACCTGCGGTTTTCACGTTCCCAGCaacatcgtcatcatcatcatcaacgtCAGCGATTTGAGTGCATGGTTTGGGATTCAAGAGTTGGTGGTGGAATTAAGGTAGATTGGTGCGCATGGAGGGGGAGAAAAATAGACGATAGACAGTTTGACATTTTAGTAATTTCCTTTCAGTGTGGCAATGCAGAATGTGTTtagtataatattaatatatgcaTACAAAATCGAATTACACAACTACAGCAAACtatgaaaatgtatttacacacattaataaaagcaaaagtcaataaaaaatattcatcagCAGTCGCCTAttttacatataaatatttaattcaaaaaggaaaagcgaaaAGTTCATCAATTAAAAAGGTCAACGCCGctgcaaacaaattaaatatgaagCACATAAGTGGATGCAGAAACacctgaaaatgaaaatacaacACTATACGATAATCTTTTAAAGTTGATTAAAAATAGGTGTTGAAATGTAACAAAagcttttcttttgctttgACATTTCACAATAATATGCGTTTGATAAAGTGAAAACTATCTAACAAATACCGGAAAATCTCTAAAATCGATCCTAATGCCAAGAAATAATACAAGATCAACCTACAGCTCAACataaaattcaaagaaataagCACAACAAATCTGTTTATAATAGCAGGCAAAACCAAGGGCTAATAAGTAGAACAACTAGGGGAACAACAAGAACCTCGGTGCAGCTTGGTTGGGTTGTCATCTGTGTGTCGGACACACTGTTGTTGTTGAAGGTGTTCTCGTTGAGCTGGGCAATGGCATTTTGACACAGTGCCCCTGTGCACCCTCATCGTCATCATTATCGCCCCCAAAGGAGCGGCCACGAATTTCGAGCACTTCGCAGTGAGCAGCACAACAGCTGGAGGAGGATTCACCAGCCGAGGAGCAGGACTCGACTTcgctgcagctgcaggagTAGCAATCATCAGTGGCATCTCCGCAATTCGGACAGCTCTTTGAATTCCGcacattgctgctgctgctgctgcctcgcTGGGTGTTGCTGCTACTAGTGGCCAGAGACAGCAGCAATTTGGCCGTGGAGGGCGGGGAGGCGGGCGCCCGTGGGCGTGTCTGCTTGTGACAgtgatggtgatgatgatggcgatggcgaggATGTGTGCTTGGCTTAGCCTTGTGTTGCACATGCTTCTGCTGTTTGTTGCGCTTCAGTTGCCGCACACTGTGGGCCTGGCGATTGCTGCACATGACACTTCGCCGGCAGCTGTCATATCGGGATAATTCCGGCTTCTCCGCCTCATCGTCCTGGCAACTGTCGTAGCATTTGAAGGTGGCAACTACCTGTTTGCCTTGGTGTTGCTCTTCTTGCTCGGGGGTCTTGCCACGACAATGACTGCAGCAGGGGCAATCACAGCTTACTCCTGACTTTTCCGCCGCATCGTCGTAATCCTTGCCCGCACTGCCATGCAGACTCCACTCCTTCAGCTGCTTGAGGATGTGGCCCTGCTCGGCCTGAGAAAGTTTGGCACACGGTTTGCTGCCGGGATCGTCCAGTGCCGACGTGGATCGGGACTTGTTAATGCTGGGCGGGAAGTTCTTGTGGGCTTCGAAGTAGTCTGCCATCTCGCGGACTTTTCCCTGACCCAGGGGCAACAAAAAGCGGGGACTGAGGTTCACCTGGCTACTGGCCCTTCGGCTGTTTGCCTGCATGGTGGTGCTGGGAATGGTTTTGGTGTTGGACTTTAAGGTGGTGCTGGCACAATATCGATTGCTTGTATTTACAGTAGGAGAACAGGTGGAGGAACTTTCGATTTCACACACACTAGGAACTTGGATGCTGACAATTGGGGCAGCCGGAGCGACTCCTGACCTTTTGTGCGAGCGCTGGGTGTTAAGTTGCCGTTGGCAGGGTGACTGGTTCTGCCGGAGCAGCGGCATGCGCTCGATGGATTCGCTAGACGAGCGCTGGCTATTGGACCCGGAACTAAAACCATCCGCGGAGCAATTCGTTGCTCTCTTGCTATTTAACTCCCTGCGTATCTTTTGTATCAAGGGAATCCTTTCCGATTGCTCTGCCATCAGCGACTCCGTGGAGGAGGCACTGGCTGCAAAGTGGCTGATGGCATCGTGGGTATGGTACTTTCTGTCGATGCCCGTGGCTCCGGGCTCAGTAGCTTCTTCCGTTTGCTCCAGATCAAAGCTAACTGTCTTTCGATATCCAGCCGAAGGATTTCTTTTGACAGTGGACGAGCAACCAGACATGCAGGGTcgattctgctgctgcttctcctCCTCTTCGTCGTCTATAAAAGGAATCTCATCTGAATGAGCCATGGATGCAATACCCTCTTCATTCAGCGGCTGATGGGCGTCACTGTAGGCGGCAAAGTTCCCGAACGATTCCTGCGAGTCCTTGGCCGGCTCATCCTGATACTCCTCGATGTAGATGGAAGGCGGGGGAGTTCTCCTCAGCGGTCGCATGGGACTAAAGTGGGTAACAGAGGGAGCCATCGGCGGTGGGTGATAGTAGCCACCCTGGTCGTTGCCCAAGTACAAACTGCTGGCAGATCGCGCAATGGGTCTCGTGTCCCGGTACCTCGGATCGATGTGCAACTGGTGGCCCAGCGCACACAGCTCCTCCTGCAGACACGAGGCACTCAGGCGTCTCACTGGCGGCGAGGAGGCCCGCATGCAGGCAAAGGATTCGCGACGACTCCTATTGAGACTGTCGTCCGAGATGGAGTTGCTGTAGTAACGAGCTTGCTGCTGAAACGAGGAGTGACGACGCTGCTGGCCGGGATTCGGATGCTGGAGAAAGTTGCTGGGAGAAGCTTCTAGCGATTCGAGTGGAGCAGCATGGGGAATGGGTTACTTGGTTACTTGGTTAGCTTACACAACGTGAGTACGGTAGAGTAGAGTAGTGGGTGAGTAGTATCTTGGATGATTGAGTGAGTTGAGTGTTCTTAGCGTCCTACCCAGCACCTGGAGTCGCTctaatgtgtgtgttttgtacTGATATGTATGTGCACTCCGTTGGGAGCTACTCACCACGCTGGATGACCGGGCTGGGCTGCTGCAGCAGGGTAGCCAGTCCGTGGTAGATTGCTCCCTGCTTGGCCACCTCCAAGCTGACCACCGGGCCCGTCCGCACCAGGTAGTCCGCAGCCCTAGAAAGAGAAGCTCGGAAATAACCAGAGATCTTCAAGGAAATAGAATTAATATCCGTACCTCTCTTGGGTGATCCCAATCAGGCTCTGACCATCTACGCGCAGCAGCTGATCGCCAGCTTGCAGGCGCCCATCCGCGTCCGCCGCTCCGCCAGGAACCACGCTCTTTATGTAGATGCCCAGCTTCTCCTGGCCAGCTCCCTTGGCTGCCACGATGGACAGGCCCATGCCGTTGCTGTTCTTGTGCAGCTTGATCAGCTGCAGCTCCGGCTGGGGCAGCTTGTTCGACATGGCGCTCGAGCTGCGGGCCTGCAATGGATAAAAATGAGCGTTAACGAGgattaaaacaaaagagatcgctatagtcgggttggtgtcccgactatctaatacccttcactcagctaaagggagtgcgaacacTGTacatctcaaccttctagcttttgtagtttctgagatctcagcgttcatacagacagacagacgaacagacggagagacggacatggctagatcgactcggctagtgcccctgatcaagaatatatatactttatggggtcggaagcgcttccttctagctgttacatacttttgcacgaatataatatacccttttactctacgagtaac
This portion of the Drosophila takahashii strain IR98-3 E-12201 chromosome 3R, DtakHiC1v2, whole genome shotgun sequence genome encodes:
- the cno gene encoding afadin isoform X2: MSHDKKMLDREAVRSVIQQWNANRLDLFALSEPDENLLFHGVMRFYFQDAGQKVATKCIRVASDATVTDVIDTLIEKFRPDMRMLSVPNYALYEVHANGEERRLNADEKPLLVQLNWHIDDREGRFLLKNIDQKTTPIEQTDLNFKRKLSKREKKEQKKKDKMAKLSSDPPTSNGSHLGLGNGIGGSSGSAHMNGNAGGGGGDGSDAVAGKLYTELPETSFTRSISNPEAVMRRRRQQKLEKKLQQFRSRDGGPDTGGTLKIYGESLCQDVPYKTLLLSIRDCAQAVVREMLTKYGLEKADPLHYCLVQVNSDGTEYILDDDECPLSILMNHPTSRGSIMFHVRRRPADSQPRRRKKKPLGAANGANHISGDREGPVLVEVTHSGDGGRRIKLGSDPVEVGSANTNCLQLFGPSIQPRHCLISLLEGVCTVTPLHTDALTFVNGHHISQPTILHNGSVVMFGRVASYRFLDSPTDGRYNLALSQSQLDSACLYERSPKMAGSGMLTGGGSGSGDAQGQEPILPAVLEFPETHQELFLRHIISELDVNVPHFKLAPVYSLYLCARYRASTHYRPELQPTERAHKLTMFLHHVANLVYSVVQEQYTDPRILAFWMANSSEFLHFLKSDRHISAFSVQAQEVLAEAVQTAFRNLVNCFRLELSQTLNQFLSENIDHDSAAGLVLTVLGSAMALLRRCRVNAALTIQLFSQLFHYINVICFNTIVANSHMCTADWGKVMTERLQLLELWAERQGLELAADCHLAKINQCAQFLQAPKSSVEEIQQLACSCFRLNSLQMAALLQQEKLPRNLVDTAIRMAESVADELTRADGREVRLEESPELHLALLLPDDGFSCDVVRGIPTGLVDFLNPLQQQGMCRLAAQPTSIGLWTVYMHQFNARSSSAMSNKLPQPELQLIKLHKNSNGMGLSIVAAKGAGQEKLGIYIKSVVPGGAADADGRLQAGDQLLRVDGQSLIGITQERAADYLVRTGPVVSLEVAKQGAIYHGLATLLQQPSPVIQRGNRRMSERDLTRMGGAESTKSLGPLIANSHPNHSLSLSQNLNNSHNNTIGNSNSSSIINPLAAHLPNSKSVPALHHHSGSGTISLANSKSRSTHSLHNNSSGMGGGVGGAGMLGQPNGSHNNANGNGNGNGNEQGFYQNLSVYRAQNQSQPILNERPPMAAHAAMSAYNGNSPLAPQQQPQQQQQQPSPYQQQQQHLQANANLPPTRPVSAYYHSQQSAQQQLQQQQQQQQQQHSLQQQQFALSSSNLNGQQQQQHQLTLNNRTKSQQNFQHTLRMQQMMAPSMPNISNMYQHQQQQQQHQLPLQQQQQQQQPLMSSSQSMQNVNDFTGGFQNGSLEYRRQLHDPATLYELQQQQQLQQQQQQQQQQQPSPNFIALPPKPLGSLQSPNKPNAPPSTAPKPQQQHQRYLLAEDKPPLPPTATHPLFKATQQIAPGMNYVASTLDPPKGSYVASNQASNRTLHSGSNPWEREEREKDLEMRREHIRQWREQQISELSQIISRSPMQEEQLKTLILERDFERRAQELQEQEEQDQEQQYDKENVQELFRLAGGSQVSAIQTPITSYRQTEIKLAEITDSSSPVDSVPAPQPPAPTAPQTLSSNTQQPKSILKHNRYSEGGVGPSGAPSSPSKSQKSASFADERHLHTEHPISNLAKELNQLTMLDKDNNNETLDAVVPPPPPPERNSSYLIMSQQKLRGSTGNTTSSMGLLKTATSNQAAAAVEIKKASLLNTTTNNNNNLSGSLNNNTMQGSPLSAMELNAAYVSATGSGMVGGLGTPPPPPPLMQRDNKRVSFHDEENNFVGGNSQQQQLQQQYIMDNYGVEHQDLDTIREDTSYLQHNLDASMLPSMPATPDAALWNTSVQSTPGVIGAQEVYRDPRTRRLAEKQQQQQQQRAGDAVPEKLSFKEKMKMFALESGEDNTPKDKLKISRAQRDIDAVH